The following proteins are co-located in the Pochonia chlamydosporia 170 chromosome 6, whole genome shotgun sequence genome:
- a CDS encoding mitochondrial carrier protein (similar to Coccidioides immitis RS XP_001245264.1): MASPSTVVREVVKETFKGSGAVEEPSHQLSAQSRARFNAHASRDPETGELFMGPDEFINAVAPENEDYHKIKRDQYSILFRVADNRGHGRLSLADWGVFENLLMKPDAEYEIAFRLFDVDRTGDVKYDDFRRLYELNKGPDNIPFDWDCEWAKLYIGSKKKRHNLSYPQFSQMLRGLQGERIRQAFQLFDKDGDGYIDPEEFERIIIETSKHKLSDHLLANLHTLCNISTGSKISYANVRAFQNMIKEMDLVELIVRRAIAMSTDGKITRAEFVNEASKVTRFSLFTPMEADILFHFASLDEPSGRLGLKDFAKVLDPSWRNPMYDTDESAAPTTKKATFLHGLLESSYNFALGSVAGAFGAFMVYPIDLVKTRLQNQRGAQPGQRLYKNSIDCFQKVIRNEGFRGLYSGVLPQLVGVAPEKAIKLTVNDLVRRQFTDKQGRIPLSAEILAGATAGGCQVVFTNPLEIVKIRLQVQGEVAKTLEGTPKRSAMWIVRNLGLMGLYKGASACLLRDVPFSAIYFPTYSHLKKDFFGESPTKKLGVLQLLTAGAIAGMPAAYLTTPCDVIKTRLQVEARKGEASYTGLRHAAKTIWKEEGFTAFFKGGPARIFRSSPQFGFTLAAYEVLQTLLPMPGGKAEEKMQVGVSEVMSTVTKRGTLDTSPFARSRNALKIILDLDEDFGRSKIPDANSWKSLPKVMGGGGAAQ; encoded by the exons ATGGCTAGTCCGTCGACCGTGGTGAGGGAGGTCGTCAAGGAGACCTTCAAGGGCAGTGGCGCTGTGGAAGAGCCGTCTCACCAGCTGTCGGCGCAGAGTAGGGCGCGGTTCAATGCCCATGCTTCTAGGGATCCCGAGACCGGCGAGCTGTTCATGGGCCCTGATGAGTTTATCAATGCTGTTGCGCCGGAGAATGAAGACTAT CACAAAATCAAGCGGGATCAATACTCGATTCTGTTTCGCGTCGCTGACAACAGAGGCCATGGACGCCTGAGTCTGGCTGATTGGGGTGTCTTTGAGAACCTGCTAATGAAGCCTGATGCCGAGTACGAAATCGCATTCCGCCTCTTCGACGTTGATCGCACCGGCGACGTCAAGTATGACGACTTCCGCAGACTTTACGAGCTCAACAAGGGTCCTGACAACATTCCCTTTGACTGGGACTGCGAGTGGGCGAAGCTGTATATcggcagcaagaagaagcgccaTAACCTGAGCTATCCCCAGTTTTCGCAAATGTTGCGCGGTCTGCAGGGAGAGCGCATCCGACAGGCTTTCCAGCTgttcgacaaggacggcgACGGCTACATCGACCCTGAGGAGTTTGAGCGCATCATTATCGAGACTTCCAAGCACAAGCTGTCCGACCACCTTCTCGCCAACTTGCATACCCTCTGCAACATTTCTACCGGGAGCAAGATTTCCTACGCCAACGTCCGCGCCTTTCAAAACATGATTAAGGAGATGGATTTGGTGGAACTTATTGTGCGACGTGCCATTGCGATGAGCACCGACGGCAAGATTACGCGCGCAGAGTTCGTCAACGAAGCCTCCAAGGTTACGCGGTTTTCCCTCTTTACCCCCATGGAAGCCGACATCCTCTTTCACTTTGCTAGTCTTGACGAGCCCTCTGGCCGCCTTGGGTTGaaagactttgccaaggttCTCGATCCTTCGTGGAGAAATCCCATGTACGACACTGATGAGTCGGCTGCGCCTACGACCAAGAAGGCCACTTTCCTCCACGGCCTTCTTGAGTCTTCATACAACTTTGCGCTGGGTAGTGTGGCTGGTGCTTTTGGTGCCTTTATGGTGTATCCCATTGACTTAGTCAAGACGCGTCTTCAGAACCAGCGTGGTGCGCAGCCCGGACAACGACTGTACAAGAACTCGATTGACTGCTTCCAAAAGGTGATTCGAAACGAGGGTTTCCGAGGCTTGTACTCGGGTGTTTTGCCACAGCTTGTTGGTGTGGCGCCTGAGAAGGCTATCAAGCTGACTGTCAATGACCTTGTTCGACGTCAATTCACTGACAAGCAGGGTCGCATTCCTCTGAGTGCTGAGATTTTGGCTGGTGCCACTGCTGGTGGTTGCCAAGTT GTCTTTACCAATCCCCTCGAGATTGTCAAGATTCGACTGCAAGTTCAGGGTGAAGTCGCCAAGACGCTCGAAGGCACGCCCAAGCGATCGGCCATGTGGATTGTGCGCAACCTGGGTCTCATGGGTCTGTACAAGGGAGCATCGGCATGCTTGCTGCGCGACGTTCCCTTCTCGGCCATCTACTTCCCTACCTACAGCCACTTGAAGAAGGACTTTTTCGGCGAGTCACCTACTAAGAAGCTAGGCGTCCTGCAGCTCCTTACCGCCGGTGCCATTGCCGGCATGCCCGCCGCCTACCTCACGACGCCATGCGACGTCATCAAGACTCGTCTGCAGGTCGAGGCCCGCAAGGGCGAAGCCTCGTACACCGGCCTCCGACACGCCGCCAAGACCATCTGGAAAGAAGAGGGTTTCACGGCCTTCTTCAAGGGTGGTCCCGCCCGAATCTTCAGATCCTCCCCACAGTTCGGTTTCACCCTCGCCGCCTACGAAGTCCTCCAGACGCTGCTGCCCATGCCGGGCGGcaaggcggaggagaagatgcAGGTCGGCGTCAGCGAGGTCATGTCCACGGTGACCAAGCGCGGAACCCTCGACACCTCGCCGTTTGCCCGTAGCCGAAACGCTCTCAAGATCATTCTCGATCTGGACGAGGACTTTGGCCGATCTAAGATTCCTGATGCGAATAGCTGGAAGAGTCTGCCTAAGGTGATGGGCGGTGGGGGCGCAGCTCAATAA
- a CDS encoding G2/mitotic-specific cyclin cdc13 (similar to Verticillium alfalfae VaMs.102 XP_003008364.1), with translation MATGTTVVGGFRGVAKRAAFGDMTNMPKTIGRDEGKMVKLQAVAGVSTATFVNKENAPYNVNGKDSFTRPAQRSSNGHSNKPKVLVAPDAGKKAATGAAQEVNTAASTAVGANGSRPIAVARPRTANASDGEVILSSFRGSFDVAPLQPRHHKSQPQLKLQNQPMLRRTQSKQLERIDLTSDKPARASGSDLIGMSSRIVEEQVCADLAYSAAEHQPIGQVNHAAVDGYVELPPSKLSHISEEPQHIPVPSRETHTQALSEVEEYWDEEEDDDYDDQDQAYTTAHSFRSQNLTTGGVTTVLAPRVSAKVQRELEEAKLEVQQTRSLDDIEEEMWDVSMVAEYGEEIFEYMRELEIKMLPNPHYMEMQTEIQWSMRSVLMDWLVQVHNRFSLLPETLFLTVNYIDRFLSCKIVSIGKLQLVGATAILVASKYEEINCPSLDEIVYMVDGGYTTEEILKAERFMLSMLSFELGWPGPMSFLRRVSKADDYDLDTRTLAKYFLELTIMDERFVASPPSFLAAGAHCLSRLVLKKGDWTKAHVHYSGYTWTQLKPLVTMMIECCEQPALHHGAVFEKYQEKRFKEAATVVQHALDAGFTLPHHAAPIRAMRGQTEELADPLQYSSNFLVSTES, from the exons ATGGCTACTGGTACTACTGTCGTTGGGGGATTCCGAGGTGTTGCGAAGCGTGCCGCTTTCGGTGACATGACCAACATGCCCAAGACCATCGGCCGCGACGAGGGGAAGATGGTAAAGCTGCAGGCAGTAGCGGGCGTTTCGACTGCTACCTTTGTCAACAAGGAGAATGCTCCTtacaatgtcaatggcaaagatTCCTTCACTCGCCCGGCACAAAGATCGTCCAACGGACACTCGAACAAACCCAAAGTGCTGGTCGCACCCGATGCTGGCAAAAAGGCGGCGACTGGTGCTGCCCAGGAGGTGAATACTGCTGCATCGACTGCTGTTGGTGCCAACGGCTCGCGTCCCATTGCCGTTGCACGACCTCGAACTGCAAATGCATCGGATGGCGAGGTGATTCTTTCTTCATTCCGCGGCTCCTTTGACGTCGCTCCTTTGCAACCGCGACATCACAAGAGCCAACCTCAGCTGAAGCTGCAGAACCAGCCCATGCTTCGAAGAACACAGAGTAAGCAGCTTGAGAGGATTGATTTGACGTCTGACAAGCCAGCAAGGGCATCAGGTTCGGACTTGATTGGCATGTCTTCGCGAATTGTTGAGGAACAAGTTTGCGCTGATCTTGCGTACTCTGCTGCGGAGCATCAACCGATTGGGCAAGTGAATCACGCTGCCGTTGACGGATACGTTGAGCTGCCTCCTTCAAAACTCTCACACATCTCTGAGGAGCCTCAGCACATTCCCGTCCCTTCTAGAGAAACACACACCCAAGCACTTTCAGAAGTCGAGGAATACtgggacgaggaagaagacgatgattacgacgaccaagaccaagcctACACCACTGCACACTCCTTCCGATCCCAAAACCTGACCACTGGTGGCGTAACAACCGTCCTTGCTCCTCGCGTGTCTGCCAAAGTGCAGCGTGAGCTGGAAGAGGCCAAGCTTGAAGTTCAACAGACTCGCTCGCTGGACGATATTGAGGAGGAAATGTGGGACGTCAGCATGGTTGCTGAATATGGGGAGGAAATTTTTGAGTATATGCGAGAGCTGGAG ATCAAAATGCTGCCCAATCCGCATTACATGGAAATGCAAACCGAAATCCAGTGGTCGATGCGATCCGTACTGATGGACTGGCTCGTCCAAGTTCACAACCGATTTAGCCTACTGCCCGAGACGCTGTTCCTCACCGTCAACTATATTGACCGGTTTCTTTCGTGCAAGATTGtctccattggcaagctgcAGCTGGTTGGCGCTACTGCCATCCTTGTAGCCTCAAAATACGAAGAAATAAATTGCCCATCTCTGGATGAGATTGTCTACATGGTGGATGGCGGCTACACCACCGAGGAAATTCTCAAGGCTGAACGCTTCATGTTGAGCATGCTCAGTTTCGAGCTTGGTTGGCCAGGGCCCATGAGCTTCCTGCGGCGTGTTAGCAAAGCCGACGACTACGACCTCGACACTCGCACACTGGCAAAATATTTCCTTGAGCTAACCATTATGGATGAGCGGTTTGTAGCCTCACCTCCCAGCTTTTTGGCAGCTGGAGCGCACTGCTTGTCCCgattggtgttgaagaagggcgATTGG ACCAAGGCACATGTCCACTATTCTGGATATACCTGGACTCAACTGAAGCCTTTGGTAACGATGATGATTGAGTGTTGCGAGCAACCGGCGCTCCACCACGGCGCCGTTTTTGAGAAATATCAGGAGAAGAGATTCAAGGAGGCTGCGACTGTTGTTCAGCACGCATTGGATGCCGGCTTTACCCTGCCGCACCACGCTGCCCCCATTCGCGCAATGCGCGGGCAGACTGAGGAGTTGGCAGATCCACTTCAGTACTCAAGCAACTTTCTAGTTTCCACCGAAAGCTAA
- a CDS encoding C6 finger domain-containing protein (similar to Magnaporthe oryzae 70-15 XP_003715244.1), whose protein sequence is MTSMSPINTSVPVSGDSSNGGSVSPRQTATPKNVAFELLFLESPQYRARLPMRVQIYPHDTTDSIVTTVKNFYGLYSGPTGSKGVSFEDQHGNTLIARYENFRNNMVVYVRVIEESPAPPATGYSQHTFHQPSIGPAESYYEEDSYQPQQQQAQRYSQDIARPSSRTSRRRSPSPNGSRGRRSDSASTSEKQGRSRSAKDRSAFNHANSDAYSDSINGYSSGDGAPSSASGKSKEQLGTTDISVENIVEGGRRKRAKFESSELPLFAPPQMPAATSNPSVSPARRAEHQRPSLPFVHPGQHPFANPRPMQSPQSYTNVQPHMYATPAHGHRSRDSIGYASNGSGVGSGMGILPTPDPTVGSCMSEEDKDVAIQLMRLGDMSNISHGRTSASTLDDTFSGRADAASSTGATSDGESDSEDELPASRRQKLDTAGTARLIYPSTETGFIPTTEGPDVNGDDAGYDDGASATQVASRKPAQPKSKSATAKHRSTPSISKPTTQKAPKVPRPVNNVKTKKLPVSTASVTGPMSPASTTHSRKPSVASVGHIPQPGEDDQPDLSTKPRCQRCRKSKKGCDRQRPCGRCRDAGLSADQCISEDEGNGRKGRYGRHMGVPIKKEEVAVPLQPALLPAAPITTAAMAADKAKKRKR, encoded by the exons ATGACTTCCATGTCGCCCATCAATACCTCTGTCCCCGTTTCGGGCGACTCCTCCAATGGTGGCAGTGTCTCACCCAGACAGACTGCAACTCCCAAGAATGTCGCATTTgagcttctcttcttggaaTCGCCTCAATATCGAGCGCGCTTGCCCATGAGGGTACAAATTTATCCACATGACACCACAGACTCAATAGTCACCACCGTCAAGAACTTTTACGGCTTGTACTCGGGTCCCACTGGGTCCAAGGGAGTCAGTTTTGAGGACCAACATGGAAATACCCTCATTGCCCGTTACGAGAATTTTAGAAACAACATGGTTGTCTACGTTCGAGTAATTGAGGAGTCCCCTGCCCCCCCTGCTACTGGCTATAGCCAACACACATTCCACCAGCCATCAATCGGTCCTGCAGAGTCCTACTATGAAGAGGACAGCTATCAacctcaacagcagcaagccCAGCGATATTCACAAGATATTGCTCGGCCCAGCTCAAGGACATCGCGGCGGCGCAGCCCGTCACCCAACGGCAGCCGTGGCCGGAGGAGCGACTCTGCCAGTACGAGTGAAAAGCAAGGTCGTTCCCGATCTGCCAAGGATCGCAGTGCATTCAACCACGCAAACTCGGATGCGTATAGTGACAGCATCAACGGGTACAGCAGTGGAGATGGTGCCCCCAGCAGTGCTTCAGGGAAGAGCAAGGAGCAACTTGGAACTACAGATATAAGTGTCGAGAACATTGTTGAAGGTGGTCGTCGCAAGCgggccaagtttgagagTTCG GAATTGCCCTTGTTCGCACCGCCTCAGATGCCTGCGGCCACTTCCAATCCTTCGGTTTCGCCCGCTCGCCGTGCGGAGCACCAACGACCATCGCTGCCGTTTGTGCATCCTGGGCAGCACCCATTTGCGAACCCTCGGCCGATGCAATCGCCACAAAGCTATACCAATGTCCAGCCTCACATGTACGCTACGCCTGCACATGGCCATCGTTCCCGCGATAGCATCGGGTACgcaagcaatggcagcggTGTGGGCTCGGGAATGGGAATCCTGCCCACACCTGACCCCACTGTCGGGAGTTGCATGTCAGAGGAAGACAAGGATGTGGCCATCCAACTCATGCGACTCGGGGACATGTCCAACATTTCCCACGGTCGCACTTCTGCATCTACGCTGGATGATACCTTTAGCGGTCGCgctgatgctgcttcttccaCTGGAGCCACTAGTGATGGCGAGAGTGACAGCGAGGACGAGCTGCCCGCGTCGCGCCGGCAGAAACTGGACACTGCTGGTACCGCCAGGTTAATTTACCCATCCACCGAGACGGGATTCATTCCTACTACTGAGGGTCCTGATGTCAACGGGGATGATGCTGGCTATGATGATGGCGCTTCTGCTACCCAAGTCGCCAGCCGGAAACCTGCCCAACCCAAGAGCAAGTCGGCGACTGCAAAGCACCGTTCCACTCCTTCCATATCCAAGCCAACAACCCAAAAAGCCCCCAAGGTCCCCCGTCCCGTCAACAAcgtcaagaccaagaaacTACCTGTCAGTACCGCCAGTGTTACCGGCCCAATGTCACCTGCGTCCACGACACACTCGCGCAAACCGTCGGTCGCATCGGTTGGGCATATTCCCCAGCCTGGCGAGGATGATCAGCCAGATCTTTCCACCAAGCCTCGCTGTCAGCGATgccgcaagagcaagaagggCTGCGATCGTCAGCGTCCATGCGGACGGTGCCGAGATGCGGGACTTTCTGCTGACCAATGTAtcagcgaagatgaaggcaacGGCCGCAAAGGGCGATATGGTCGCCACATGGGCGTGCCgatcaagaaggaagaagtGGCCGTTCCATTGCAGCCGGCGCTTTTACCCGCAGCTCCCATCACCAcggcggccatggcagcAGACAAGGCTAAGAAGCGCAAGAGGTAG
- a CDS encoding major facilitator superfamily transporter (similar to Metarhizium robertsii ARSEF 23 XP_007823500.2), whose protein sequence is MDPSKAIDVEKQACEVQGERVVDDEKGSPSSSSLTSPPPTYSPSVHTPNQPIDPDTYSEDDFMPPDGGWRAWSQVLAAHLVNAMSWGYAASFGVYQLYYVDTLGLPAAQVSWIGSCQVFLTFAACVISGRLSDAGYARETVMAGSFFAVLGSYLTSFCSKYWQIFLAQGVCTGLGLGIIFAPAISVASSYFKRNRSIALSIAAMGTSVGGLAFPSTVQYLIPRIGFQWAARSAALVALVICVGASALLRPYIPARKTGSWIEWAAFKELPYSLFAAGSFLNFYGIYFGQFYINSFARNIIGFSSLESVNLLLLSNAVGLPVRPMVGYLANNHFGPINVFVMATAFVGITLFAWIGITTRTSMYIFSAFVGIAISSNQGTFVPALASLTKDPKKMGIRFGMVETLCSFAALAGPPTAGAIIDRSGANNSILIDGRVIVNVFHGSPQAFPFVLAIIILE, encoded by the exons atggacccCTCAAAAGCAATCGACGTCGAAAAGCAAGCATGCGAAGTCCAAGGCGAACGCGtcgtggatgatgagaaagGATCTccttcgtcgtcttctcTCACCTCGCCCCCTCCCACTTACTCACCTTCTGTGCATACTCCCAACCAGCCCATTGACCCAGACACATACTCAGAGGATGATTTTATGCCCCCAGACGGTGGGTGGCGAGCTTGGTCTCAAGTTCTTGCTGCTCATCTGGTAAATGCAATGTCGTGGGGATACGCCGCTTCCTTTGGCGTGTATCAACTCTACTATGTCGATACACTTGGATTGCCCGCTGCTCAGGTCTCATGGATTGGGTCTTGCCAGGTTTTCCTCACATTTGCCGCATGTGTCATTTCTGGTCGTCTATCTGACGCTGGTTATGCCCGCGAAACTGTCATGGCGGGCTCCTTCTTTGCTGTTTTGGGCTCCTACCTGACAAGCTTCTGCTCTAAATATTGGCAAATATTCCTGGCCCAAGGTGTGTGTACGGGATTGGGACTCGGAATTATCTTCGCACCGGCCATTTCTGTCGCCAGTTCGTACTTCAAGAGGAATAGGTCGATTGCCCTATCCATTGCAGCTATGGGCACATCGGTTGGCGGCCTTGCCTTTCCGTCAACTGTTCAATACTTGATCCCTCGCATAGGATTTCAATGGGCTGCCCGGAGTGCTGCTCTAGTCGCCCTAGTCATCTGTGTCGGGGCGTCTGCGCTATTGAGACCGTATATTCCTGCGAGGAAGACGGGTTCTTGGATAGAGTGGGCAGCCTTCAAAGAGCTCCCGTACTCCCTGTTTGCTGCCGGTTCATTCTTGAACTTCTATGGCATTTACTTTGGGCAATTCTAT ATCAACAGTTTTGCCCGAAATATTATTGGCTTTTCGTCGCTCGAGTCCGTcaacttgctgctgctcagCAACGCCGTAGGTCTTCCTGTCCGACCGATGGTTGGATATTTGGCAAATAATCATTTCGGCCCCATTAATGTCTTCGTCATGGCAACTGCTTTCGTGGGTATAACGCTGTTCGCCTGGATCGGCATCACGACCCGAACAAGCATGTACATCTTTAGTGCCTTTGTTGGAATCGCCATTAGCTCTAATCAAGGCACATTCGTGCCAGCGCTGGCAAGCTTAACTAAAGACCCTAAGAAGATGGGAATCCGATTTGGCATGGTTGAGACACTTTGCTCATTTGCTGCATTGGCTGGTCCTCCTACTGCTGGTGCCATCATCGATCGTTCGGGAG ccaacaacagcatcttGATCGACGGTAGGGTGATCGTTAACGTATTCCACGGATCGCCTCAGGCATTTCC CTTCGTTTTGGCAATCATCATCCTGGAGTAA
- a CDS encoding DNA-directed RNA polymerase III RPC4 (similar to Metarhizium acridum CQMa 102 XP_007806835.1), translating into MVRARATGRGARRGAAAPSGGRPSTEGNEAADNAGPSNDPATTTPATLDEAVASSSSTTRAPARRGGTTAGTRTTTGGRLRPKILRRDEADRDKLARQEEQKANERAAAERRARGRSRNRSKRSRGDAMGARGGRGTSTASGPFSGGFAGAAGSRGGGWFGGGSGVTGGGFHGGRGKFESKGKGFGEADIRMREARINADKLHVMSPEDELDSDDEAMMAALNGRTASTMPMGIYRREHKEQGVVVATTAELEAAENATGEEESLWVDGEGPGSLTPSDQPEEGVLGTDGNPVLIKKEPDIEDPMDLDSAIKAAPADEDKKKAVLATKPKKELPKDPEERAIQTDLDLLAGELGAVTVTDEAGEAQTEGPSNKDGRLYLFQFPPLIPPLKEVARPHRRTTVKEEGKAFNVMDAPSASDAAVDLTQDDSNRNSHAEDNREEEEPETEGFRSQFLSHGGMIGKLNVRKSGKVELDWGGMNLEMSPAAGMNFLTTAIIVEENDEKPQQGVVGGDSVGMGKIMGRFVLAPIWSEEEDWNVAPEELVVE; encoded by the exons ATGGTACGAGCTAGGGCGACTGGCCGAGGGGCTCGTCGCGGTGCCGCGGCGCCCTCTGGTGGACGGCCATCAACAGAAGGAAACGAGGCAGCCGACAATGCCGGGCCTTCGAATGACCCTGCGACGACGACTCCGGCGACATTAGATGAAGCAGTAGCCTCATCATCGAGCACAACAAGAGCTCCTGCTCGGCGAGGAGGCACCACTGCCGGTACTCGTACCACCACGGGTGGCCGACTTAGACCAAAGATCCTTCGAAGAGATGAAGCAGACAGAGACAAATTGGCTcggcaagaagaacagaAAGCCAATGAGAGGGCAGCAGCGGAGAGAAGAGCACGCGGCCGCTCAAGAAACCGAAGCAAGCGAAGCCGTGGCGATGCAATGGGCGCCAGGGGAGGCAGGGGAACATCTACCGCAAGCGGTCCATTCTCCGGCGGGTTTGCCGGAGCAG CTGGCTCCAGAGGGGGTGgatggtttggtggtggcagtggtGTCACAGGAGGAGGATTCCATGGTGGCAGGGGCAAGTTTGAatccaaaggcaaaggatTTGGTGAAGCAGATATTCGGATGCGCGAAGCCAGAATAAATGCAGACAAACTTCACGTCATGTCACCCGAAGACGAACTcgacagcgacgacgaggcgATGATGGCCGCACTTAACGGGCGAACAGCAAGCACAATGCCCATGGGCATTTACCGACGAGAACATAAAGAACAAGGAGTTGTCGTGGCTACGACGGCAGAGCTTGAGGCAGCCGAAAATGCCACAGGCGAGGAAGAGAGCTTATGGGTTGATGGGGAAGGGCCTGGCAGTCTCACACCCAGTGATCAACCCGAGGAAGGCGTATTGGGCACAGATGGAAACCCAGTTTTGATCAAGAAAGAGCCAGATATTGAAGACCCAATGGACCTAGACTCAGCAATAAAGGCTGCGCCAGCAGacgaagacaagaagaaagctgTCCTGGCTACGAAACCCAAAAAGGAACTACCCAAAGATCCTGAGGAGAGGGCTATCCAAACAGATTTGGatctgctggctggtgaaCTTGGAGCCGTCACAGTCACAGATGAGGCGGGAGAAGCACAAACAGAAGGTCCTTCTAACAAAGACGGGCGTCTATATCTATTCCAGTTCCCGCCCTTGATCCCCCCTCTGAAGGAAGTAGCACGACCTCACCGCAGGACAACCGtcaaggaagaaggcaaggccTTCAACGTCATGGATGCACCCAGCGCGAGTGACGCTGCGGTAGACTTGACCCAAGACGATTCCAACCGAAATTCACATGCAGAAGACAACcgggaagaagaggaacCCGAAACAGAAGGCTTCCGCTCACAATTTCTGTCTCACGGAGGTATGATTGGCAAACTCAATGTCCGCAAGTCAGGCAAAGTAGAACTCGACTGGGGCGGCATGAATCTAGAAATGAGTCCAGCCGCAGGAATGAATTTCTTAACGACAGCAATTATTGtggaagagaatgatgaAAAGCCGCAACAAGGCGTTGTGGGCGGAGACAGCGTTGGTATGGGCAAAATCATGGGGCGGTTTGTGTTGGCTCCCATCTGgagcgaagaagaagattggaaCGTTGCACCTGAGGAGCTGGTTGTGGAATGA
- a CDS encoding urease accessory protein UreD (similar to Metarhizium acridum CQMa 102 XP_007806836.1) translates to MVQVWSLPFPKSSSVPGEGRIIAKLLPGGGNGIEAISYQYPLKLISPTSPTGGQKSVLVFLLSYGGGLVGGDAVNLSIRVQPGANLSLVTQGHTKVFKSPSPDVVTSQLMTARVDKGAALCLLPDPVQPFEDSVYTQTQLFNLAAESSLCLLDWVTAGRTARGENWSFINWTGRNEVWLRAEQGGRDRLLVRDTVILSQAGTQAIERTLRDTMHQMSVFGTLILRGRVVEALGSFFLTEFDALPRLGSRDFRTEKDREEEAEKMTDFERWRANRLESEARDGVLWSAAQVRGCIVVKFGAPTVEAGREWIGSMLVKEGSIYTHFGEEALMCVQ, encoded by the coding sequence ATGGTTCAAGTCTGGAGCCTTCCCTTTCCCAAATCGTCTTCGGTACCTGGTGAGGGTCGAATTATCGCCAAGTTACTTCCTGGGggaggcaatggcatcgaGGCAATTTCGTATCAGTATCCTTTGAAACTGATATCACCCACGTCGCCAACAGGCGGCCAGAAGAGTGTTCTAGTCTTCCTCCTGTCCTACGGaggtggtctggtgggaggagACGCAGTCAATCTCTCGATTCGTGTCCAACCTGGCGCCAATCTCAGTCTCGTCACCCAAGGCCACACCAAGGTCTTCAAATCACCGTCTCCAGATGTCGTTACAAGTCAGCTTATGACTGCCCGGGTAGATAAGGGAGCTGCCCTGTGTTTGCTGCCAGATCCTGTTCAGCCATTCGAAGATAGTGTTTACACTCAGACTCAACTATTCAACCTTGCCGCGGAATCATCATTATGTTTACTGGACTGGGTGACAGCAGGCAGAACAGCACGAGGGGAGAACTGGAGCTTCATCAATTGGACGGGCCGGAATGAAGTGTGGTTGCGGGCTGAGCAAGGAGGCCGGGATCGCCTCTTGGTGAGAGACACAGTGATACTCTCTCAGGCCGGGACACAGGCGATTGAACGAACCCTCCGTGACACGATGCACCAAATGAGCGTCTTCGGGACATTGATACTGCGGGGTCGCGTCGTCGAAGCATTGGGATCATTCTTCCTTACTGAATTCGACGCTCTCCCCAGGCTAGGATCTCGTGACTTTCGCACGGAGAAAGACCGAGAGGAAGAGGCTGAGAAGATGACGGATTTCGAACGATGGCGGGCGAATAGGCTTGAAAGTGAAGCCAgagatggtgttttgtggtCTGCAGCACAAGTAAGAGGCTGCATTGTCGTCAAGTTTGGAGCCCCAACGGTAGAAGCTGGCAGGGAATGGATAGGGTCCATGTTGGTCAAGGAAGGAAGCATTTATACCCACTTTGGCGAGGAGGCACTTATGTGCGTTCAATAG